The proteins below come from a single Arthrobacter sp. B1I2 genomic window:
- a CDS encoding pyridoxamine 5'-phosphate oxidase family protein, translating into MTDNTNVPVPEILDADECWTLLSQTGVGRLAVTAEGHPDVFPVNYKVDGRTLVFRTGGGTKHQALQSEATVALEADAVSSQFGLAWSVVVKGRAAETMPTGPDLDDIRRALFPWQGVGQEHFIRITPESVTGRRFTVNAPLLWQTPLDDATRAGFE; encoded by the coding sequence ATGACTGACAACACAAACGTGCCTGTGCCGGAAATCCTTGACGCGGACGAGTGCTGGACGCTTCTCTCCCAAACCGGGGTGGGGCGCCTGGCTGTCACCGCCGAGGGCCATCCGGATGTCTTTCCGGTCAACTACAAGGTGGACGGCCGCACGCTGGTTTTCCGTACCGGCGGCGGCACCAAGCACCAGGCCCTCCAGTCGGAGGCCACTGTGGCCCTCGAAGCAGATGCGGTCAGCTCCCAGTTTGGCCTCGCGTGGAGCGTCGTGGTGAAGGGCAGGGCCGCTGAGACGATGCCCACCGGCCCTGACCTGGATGACATCCGGCGGGCGTTGTTTCCCTGGCAGGGCGTGGGGCAGGAGCACTTCATCCGCATCACGCCGGAGTCGGTAACGGGGAGGCGCTTCACAGTGAACGCACCGCTTCT
- a CDS encoding zinc-dependent alcohol dehydrogenase family protein, which yields MKALVYGGPGDKSWMDVPDPRIQQPGDAIVRVETTTICGTDLHILKGDVPAVEKGRILGHEGVGTIVETGPSVTGLKVNDRVIISCIKSCGRCANCKTGLYSHCLGDEGQEGTGWIFGHLIDGTQAEYVRVPYADNSLHLLPGGVSDEQAVMLSDILPTGFEIGVQYGRVKPGDSVAVVGAGPVGLAAIATAGLYGAATVIAIDLDANRLEKAKEFGATDTVLSSSGDWKDQVMQLTGGHGVDVAIEAVGIPATFAMCTDIVRPGGSVANVGVHGKPVELHLENLWIQNINISMGLVNTNTTPMLLKLVAQGKIRAEKFATHHFGFDQFLDAYDTFSRAAETKALKVILKAQASRPA from the coding sequence GTGAAAGCTCTCGTCTACGGCGGACCCGGCGACAAGTCATGGATGGATGTTCCAGACCCGCGGATCCAGCAACCCGGCGACGCCATCGTCAGAGTTGAAACCACCACGATCTGCGGTACGGACCTGCATATCCTCAAAGGTGACGTGCCCGCCGTCGAAAAAGGCCGGATCCTGGGCCACGAAGGGGTGGGAACCATCGTGGAGACGGGTCCTTCCGTGACGGGCCTGAAGGTGAACGACCGCGTCATCATCTCGTGCATCAAATCCTGCGGCCGTTGTGCCAACTGCAAGACGGGCCTCTATTCACACTGCCTCGGGGACGAGGGCCAAGAGGGTACTGGGTGGATCTTCGGCCACCTGATCGACGGGACCCAGGCAGAATACGTCCGTGTTCCCTATGCCGATAACTCACTGCACCTGTTGCCCGGGGGAGTCAGCGACGAACAGGCCGTCATGCTGTCGGACATCCTTCCCACCGGATTCGAAATCGGGGTCCAGTACGGCCGCGTCAAGCCCGGCGACAGCGTGGCGGTGGTAGGTGCCGGTCCGGTGGGCCTGGCGGCAATCGCTACTGCCGGACTGTACGGCGCGGCTACGGTGATAGCCATCGACCTCGATGCCAACCGCCTTGAAAAAGCGAAGGAATTCGGTGCCACGGACACCGTCCTTTCCAGCAGTGGCGACTGGAAGGACCAGGTCATGCAGCTCACCGGCGGGCACGGCGTGGACGTGGCCATCGAAGCTGTGGGCATCCCGGCAACGTTCGCAATGTGCACGGACATTGTGCGGCCCGGCGGCTCGGTGGCGAACGTGGGAGTGCACGGAAAACCGGTGGAACTGCACCTGGAAAACCTTTGGATCCAAAACATCAACATCAGCATGGGGCTGGTGAATACCAACACGACACCCATGCTGCTCAAGCTGGTGGCGCAGGGAAAGATCAGGGCGGAAAAATTCGCCACGCACCATTTTGGTTTCGACCAGTTCCTCGACGCCTATGACACCTTCTCCCGGGCTGCCGAAACCAAGGCGCTCAAAGTGATCCTCAAGGCCCAGGCAAGCCGGCCTGCCTGA
- a CDS encoding pyridoxamine 5'-phosphate oxidase family protein encodes MTESPAGSQTEILGADECWRYLRSSYIGRLAVINGDVPEIFPVNFSVAGETLVFRTAPGTKLRALLSGAVAALEVDGLNPYATEVWSVVAKGRPQPFDETSMHVPDDADREPWQPGIKDHLVAITPTDITGRRFAVRSRTRWWPPVDFSADWL; translated from the coding sequence ATGACCGAATCCCCGGCAGGGTCTCAAACAGAAATACTGGGCGCTGATGAGTGCTGGCGGTACCTTCGGTCCTCTTATATCGGCCGGCTGGCGGTCATCAACGGTGATGTACCCGAGATTTTTCCGGTGAATTTTTCCGTTGCCGGAGAAACCCTGGTGTTCCGCACGGCGCCGGGAACCAAGCTTCGTGCCCTGCTCAGCGGTGCAGTCGCCGCGCTGGAAGTGGACGGACTCAACCCTTACGCCACGGAGGTCTGGAGCGTTGTTGCCAAGGGCAGGCCGCAGCCGTTCGATGAAACCAGCATGCACGTCCCGGACGACGCCGACCGGGAACCGTGGCAGCCGGGGATCAAGGACCATCTGGTGGCCATTACCCCCACTGATATCACTGGCCGCCGGTTCGCGGTCAGGTCGCGCACGCGCTGGTGGCCGCCGGTCGATTTCTCCGCCGACTGGCTGTAG
- a CDS encoding S1C family serine protease, protein MEQAREFTPPEDDDVLDSYSQTVMRVAAAVTPHVAAIEMSANRRNGRVRVGAGSAVLFTEDGYLLTNSHVVAGTQKGHAVFGDGSRMELELVGTDPLSDLAVVHGSRPKVPPAEFGAAETLRVGQLVVAVGNPLGLAGSVTAGVVSGLGRAIPVWSGGNRRVIEDVIQTDAALNPGNSGGALADTRARIVGINTAVAGAGLGLAIPINATTRRIISALLSDGRVRRAYLGLVSTPIQLSPSALIRSGLREGLRVVEVLPGSPAGKAGLSAGDIIITAGGRPVSNAESLQRLLFSDAIGEPLDVAVLRDGTELHLIAVPEEMTGNGAA, encoded by the coding sequence ATGGAGCAGGCGCGGGAATTCACACCACCGGAGGACGACGACGTCCTGGACTCATATTCGCAGACCGTGATGCGGGTGGCGGCGGCCGTCACACCCCACGTGGCGGCCATCGAAATGAGCGCCAACCGCCGCAACGGAAGGGTCAGGGTGGGCGCCGGTTCGGCGGTGCTCTTCACCGAGGACGGATATCTGCTCACCAACTCCCACGTGGTGGCCGGAACGCAGAAAGGGCACGCGGTCTTCGGGGACGGGAGCCGGATGGAGCTTGAACTGGTGGGAACGGACCCGCTGTCCGATCTTGCAGTGGTCCACGGTTCGCGGCCCAAGGTCCCGCCCGCGGAATTCGGCGCCGCAGAGACCCTGCGCGTGGGGCAGCTGGTGGTCGCGGTCGGCAACCCGCTGGGACTGGCCGGTTCAGTCACCGCTGGTGTGGTCAGCGGCCTGGGCCGGGCCATCCCGGTCTGGTCCGGCGGCAACAGGCGGGTCATCGAGGACGTCATCCAGACAGACGCGGCCCTGAACCCCGGAAATTCCGGTGGAGCGCTCGCGGACACCCGCGCCAGGATCGTCGGCATCAACACCGCTGTAGCCGGTGCCGGCCTGGGGCTGGCCATACCGATCAACGCCACCACCCGCAGGATCATCTCCGCGCTGCTATCGGACGGGAGGGTGCGCCGCGCCTACCTGGGCCTTGTCAGCACCCCGATCCAGCTCAGCCCCAGCGCCCTGATCCGCAGCGGGCTGCGCGAAGGGCTCCGCGTGGTGGAGGTGCTGCCCGGTTCACCGGCCGGCAAGGCAGGCCTGTCGGCGGGCGACATCATAATCACAGCCGGAGGCCGCCCCGTCAGCAACGCCGAGAGCCTGCAGCGGCTCCTGTTTTCCGACGCCATCGGCGAGCCGCTCGATGTTGCCGTCCTGCGCGATGGCACCGAACTGCACCTCATCGCCGTCCCGGAGGAAATGACGGGCAACGGCGCGGCATGA
- a CDS encoding fluoride efflux transporter FluC, whose product MITAALVGVFGMAGALLRFGIDSWFAHHSSIRSVRTDGRGALHWPWATLVVNAVGCFIIGLAHGLTAGLGLGAEWQVGLATGLAGGLTTFSSWTTATVRLLSEARFGAAALNVAVNLGLGFAAAAAGIALAS is encoded by the coding sequence ATGATCACGGCAGCCCTGGTGGGGGTCTTTGGCATGGCCGGCGCGCTGCTGCGGTTTGGGATCGACAGCTGGTTCGCCCACCACAGCAGCATCCGCAGCGTCCGGACGGATGGCCGTGGCGCGCTGCACTGGCCCTGGGCCACGCTGGTGGTCAACGCCGTAGGCTGCTTCATCATCGGCCTGGCACACGGCCTGACCGCCGGACTGGGGCTGGGCGCCGAATGGCAGGTGGGACTGGCCACCGGGCTGGCCGGCGGCCTCACCACTTTCAGTTCGTGGACCACCGCCACCGTCCGGTTGCTCAGCGAAGCACGGTTCGGTGCCGCGGCCCTGAACGTGGCAGTCAACCTGGGCCTTGGCTTTGCTGCGGCGGCCGCGGGCATTGCGCTGGCGTCCTGA
- a CDS encoding fluoride efflux transporter FluC, which translates to MPNGRAWLAVAVGGLLGSELRYGLGLAFPDGPNSVPWATLSINISGSFALAALTTIWMARPHTAFWLRAGLGPGLLGSFTTFSAVIFASDQLARAGAHPVLLTYMGLSLLLGLAAAGLGWRSGRLLARNRLSSRNRVRR; encoded by the coding sequence ATGCCCAACGGCCGCGCGTGGCTGGCTGTTGCCGTCGGCGGGCTGCTCGGCAGTGAGCTGCGGTATGGGCTGGGGCTGGCATTCCCGGACGGGCCCAACTCGGTGCCGTGGGCCACGCTGAGCATCAACATCAGCGGCAGTTTCGCGCTGGCTGCGCTGACCACCATCTGGATGGCCCGCCCGCATACGGCTTTCTGGCTGCGCGCAGGGCTCGGGCCGGGCCTGCTGGGCTCCTTCACCACCTTTTCCGCAGTCATCTTCGCCTCCGACCAGCTGGCACGTGCAGGTGCGCACCCCGTATTGCTCACGTACATGGGGCTGTCGCTGCTCCTGGGTCTCGCGGCCGCCGGCCTGGGCTGGCGGTCCGGCAGGCTCCTCGCACGAAACCGGCTCAGCTCCCGGAACCGTGTCCGGCGATGA
- a CDS encoding metal-dependent transcriptional regulator, translating to MKTGAPSSSIEDYVKVIYSFTEWQDKPITSSQLAQRLGVANSSVSEMVRKLKDQGLVDHKPYSAVTLTEAGLRLALAMVRRHRLIETYLVQRLGYSWDEVHDEAEQLEHAVSDTFIERVAAKLGNPKRDPHGDPIPTADGQVLMPRAHLLAELDQGHTGRITRISDDNPELLRYLAAQDIDLDAEVEVVGRRPFGGALVVRIGGPGGVREYDLADEIASALWVSTDAPHAGCVLDGL from the coding sequence GTGAAGACCGGCGCGCCCTCCTCCTCGATCGAGGATTACGTCAAGGTCATCTATTCATTCACTGAGTGGCAGGACAAACCCATCACGTCCTCCCAGCTGGCGCAGCGGCTTGGCGTGGCAAATTCCTCGGTTTCGGAAATGGTCCGCAAGCTCAAGGACCAGGGCCTGGTGGACCACAAGCCGTACAGCGCCGTAACGCTGACCGAGGCCGGCTTGCGGCTGGCCCTGGCCATGGTCCGGCGCCACCGGTTGATCGAGACCTACCTTGTCCAGCGGCTCGGCTACAGCTGGGACGAAGTCCACGATGAGGCTGAACAACTTGAACACGCCGTGTCGGATACGTTCATCGAACGCGTCGCGGCCAAGCTCGGGAACCCGAAGCGTGACCCGCACGGGGATCCAATCCCCACAGCGGACGGCCAGGTGCTGATGCCGCGCGCACACCTGCTCGCCGAACTGGACCAGGGACATACCGGCAGGATCACCCGGATCAGCGACGACAACCCTGAACTGCTCCGCTACCTCGCCGCCCAGGACATCGACCTCGATGCGGAAGTTGAGGTGGTGGGCCGGCGTCCGTTCGGCGGCGCCCTGGTGGTGCGGATCGGTGGTCCCGGCGGCGTCCGCGAGTACGACCTCGCCGATGAGATCGCTTCGGCGCTGTGGGTCTCCACCGACGCCCCGCATGCCGGCTGCGTCCTGGACGGTCTCTGA
- a CDS encoding class I SAM-dependent methyltransferase has protein sequence MVRGGPKLDHGRRRELGQSFQDGGRHYQRVRPGYPEESARWLVPAGAHDALDAGAGTGKFTALLLDMGLAVTAVDPSADMLTQLKEHYPAATAVPGTAEATGLPDAGFDVVTVAQAWHWCDAPAASTELARVLRPYGTLGLVWNQLDTSVPWVHRLSRIMHAGDVYRPGHKPVVGPEFQGLEGHVTRWEDKVSTTDLMELTKSRSYYLRAGEATRAKVLANLDWYLHEHLAYSPHQELDLPYLTLSWRAVKA, from the coding sequence GTGGTTCGGGGTGGCCCCAAGCTCGATCACGGGCGGCGCCGGGAGCTCGGACAGAGCTTCCAGGACGGCGGCAGGCACTACCAGCGCGTCCGGCCCGGCTACCCTGAAGAGTCGGCCCGGTGGCTGGTGCCCGCCGGAGCCCATGACGCCCTCGACGCCGGCGCCGGTACCGGGAAATTCACCGCGTTGTTGCTGGACATGGGACTGGCAGTCACGGCCGTGGACCCCTCCGCGGACATGCTCACCCAGCTCAAGGAACACTACCCCGCTGCCACGGCTGTGCCCGGGACTGCCGAGGCGACAGGCCTGCCCGATGCCGGCTTCGACGTCGTCACCGTTGCCCAGGCGTGGCACTGGTGCGACGCCCCGGCCGCAAGCACCGAACTGGCCCGCGTCCTGCGGCCGTACGGAACCCTCGGCCTGGTCTGGAACCAGCTGGACACCTCCGTGCCCTGGGTGCACCGCCTCTCCCGGATCATGCACGCAGGTGACGTGTACCGGCCCGGCCACAAACCCGTCGTCGGACCTGAATTCCAAGGGCTCGAAGGGCACGTCACCCGCTGGGAGGACAAAGTCAGCACCACGGATCTGATGGAACTCACCAAGTCACGCAGCTACTACCTGCGGGCCGGCGAGGCGACGCGGGCCAAGGTCCTGGCCAACCTGGACTGGTACCTGCACGAACACCTGGCCTACAGCCCCCACCAGGAACTCGACCTTCCCTACCTCACTCTGTCGTGGCGGGCCGTCAAGGCATGA
- a CDS encoding aminotransferase class V-fold PLP-dependent enzyme: MTTATVSPQPVTAEAAVSGARQAVAGRPLAAVTGAEIQAPLISGGHVRYANLDYGASAPALSVVSAYLNEILPYYASVHRGAGYASQISTSVYENARTIVRDFVGGRPDDSVIFTRNTTDSLNLLAGCLPVTDGRPDGDVLYLDIEHHANLLPWQGVPHRSIVAADTLTGTLEAVRAELEQGGVSLLAVTGASNVTGEILPIRALAALAHQHGARIVVDAAQLAPHRRVDISADGVDYLAFSGHKLYAPFGAGVLVGRPDWLDAGVPHLAGGGAVKEARLDGVSWATGPARHEGGSPNVLGAATLARATQVIAGLDQERWHAHESAIRSFLVEGLQGIDGVTVHQIFKDTNPETDTIGVVNFSVEGYDAGLVAAYLSAEHGVGLRDGRFCAHPLLKRLGLPSGSLRASFGVGSRLEDAERLLAGIRTLRSNGLGWDYVVDAGRWVPVNDSRTYPHWAPNTPGTAGAAPCTDD, translated from the coding sequence AAGCCGCCGTTTCTGGTGCACGCCAGGCCGTTGCCGGCCGGCCGCTCGCTGCCGTCACCGGCGCCGAGATCCAGGCGCCCCTGATTTCGGGTGGCCACGTCCGGTACGCCAACCTCGATTACGGCGCCTCCGCCCCGGCACTGTCCGTGGTATCCGCCTACCTGAACGAGATCCTGCCCTACTACGCGAGCGTCCACCGCGGCGCCGGCTACGCCTCCCAGATCAGCACCTCCGTGTATGAGAACGCGCGCACCATCGTCCGCGACTTCGTGGGCGGCCGCCCGGATGATTCGGTCATCTTCACCCGCAACACCACCGACTCGCTGAACCTGCTGGCAGGTTGCCTGCCGGTGACTGATGGCCGCCCCGACGGCGACGTCCTCTACCTGGACATCGAACACCACGCCAACCTCCTGCCGTGGCAGGGCGTCCCGCACCGCAGCATCGTTGCCGCGGACACGCTCACCGGCACCCTTGAGGCCGTCCGCGCCGAGCTGGAACAGGGCGGCGTCAGCCTGCTCGCCGTCACCGGCGCTTCCAACGTCACCGGCGAAATCCTCCCCATCCGTGCATTGGCCGCCCTGGCCCACCAGCATGGGGCACGGATCGTGGTGGACGCGGCCCAGCTCGCCCCGCACCGCCGGGTGGACATCAGCGCGGACGGCGTCGACTATCTCGCCTTCTCCGGCCACAAGCTGTACGCGCCCTTCGGCGCCGGCGTCCTGGTGGGACGCCCCGACTGGCTGGACGCAGGCGTCCCGCACCTGGCCGGCGGCGGCGCCGTCAAGGAAGCACGGCTCGACGGCGTCAGCTGGGCCACCGGACCGGCCCGCCACGAGGGGGGCTCGCCGAACGTCCTCGGGGCCGCAACCCTTGCCCGTGCCACCCAGGTCATCGCCGGACTGGACCAGGAACGCTGGCATGCCCACGAGTCCGCCATCCGGTCCTTCCTGGTGGAGGGCCTCCAGGGCATCGACGGCGTCACGGTCCACCAGATCTTCAAGGACACCAACCCGGAAACAGACACCATCGGCGTGGTCAACTTCTCCGTTGAGGGCTACGACGCAGGACTGGTGGCGGCCTACCTCTCGGCAGAGCACGGTGTGGGCCTGCGCGACGGGCGCTTCTGCGCGCATCCCCTGCTGAAGCGCCTGGGCCTGCCATCCGGTTCCCTCCGCGCAAGCTTCGGGGTGGGCTCACGGCTCGAGGATGCAGAGCGCCTGCTCGCCGGCATCCGGACGCTGCGCAGCAACGGACTGGGATGGGACTATGTGGTGGACGCCGGCCGCTGGGTACCCGTCAACGATTCCCGTACCTACCCGCATTGGGCCCCCAACACGCCGGGAACGGCCGGCGCTGCCCCCTGCACGGACGACTGA